In Mastacembelus armatus chromosome 5, fMasArm1.2, whole genome shotgun sequence, a single genomic region encodes these proteins:
- the rbm5 gene encoding RNA-binding protein 5 isoform X5: MHYSHPRNKYEDWLCNTCGLYNFRRRLKCFRCGAAKAEGETSNTGTSETQPSGDFYGDTIILRNIAPLTTVEAILTALAPYANLSSNNIRLIKDKQTGQNRGFAFVQLSSPLEASQLLTILQGLQPPLKLDGKTIGVDYAKSARKDLLLPDGNRVSAFSVASTAIAAAQWSSSQPQQSSEGLSEYSYLQEGYTPMSQDFQTYYQKAAGANTSQGNGILGAAPGVKIVPTAAGVVISQSAQVYQPHIIAQPAVQAMPIAQQLEAKPQTGHLSGVEAAPVAVNPTAGATVAAASTITTSGQTAETSTAAVPDTSTYQYDESSGYYYDPQTGLYYDPNTHYYYNSQTQQYLYWDSEKQTYVPASTDTNAGQNDITNNGSATTGSKEPKEGKEKKEKPKSKTAQQIAKDMERWAKSLNKQKENFKSSFQPITQEERKEAAAADAGYTLFEKKQTVGLDRLIPELPRGSEEEPPTSLFNPSKCGLVAAYSGDSDPEEVGAEPDGGEGGQDKLTDWKKLACLLCRRQFPNKEGLLRHQQLSDLHKKNLEVLRRSKMSEAELEELERKETEMKYRDRAAERREKYGIPEPPVPKKKKFSQPAPVVNYEQPTKDGLTSDNIGNKMLQAMGWKEGKGLGRNQQGITTPIEAQMRTKGAGLGTKGTNYTLSASDTYKDAVRKAMFARFTELE, encoded by the exons ATGCACTACAGTCACCCAAGAAACAAGTATGAAGACTGGCTCTGCAACACT TGTGGCCTGTACAATTTCCGGAGGAGGCTGAAGTGCTTCAGGTGTGGAGCAGCCAAAGCTG AAGGTGAAACCAGCAATACTGGTACCTCTGAAACTCAGCCCAGTGGGGACTTCTATGGCGACA CAATCATCTTAAGAAATATTGCTCCCCTGACCACCGTGGAGGCCATTCTCACAGCCCTGGCACCATATGCTAATCTTTCGTCGAACAACATTCGCCTCATCAAGGACAAGCAGACAGGCCAGAACAGAGGCTTTGCCTTTGTACAGCTGTCCTCCCCTCTG GAGGCCTCTCAGCTACTAACCATCTTACAGGGACTGCAGCCTCCTCTAAAACTGGATGGAAAAACAATTGGGGTGGATTATGCTAAGAGTGCTAGGAA GGACCTTTTACTACCAGACGGGAATCGTGTCAGTGCCTTCTCTGTGGCTAGCACAGCCATTGCTGCAGCCCAGTGGTCCTCCAGTCAG CCACAGCAGAGCTCAGAGGGATTGTCGGAGTACAGCTACCTGCAAGAAGGCTATACCCCAATGTCACAG GACTTTCAGACCTATTACCAGAAAGCTGCAGGAGCCAACACCTCTCAGGGAAATGGGATTCTAGGAG CTGCCCCAGGTGTAAAGATTGTTCCAACTGCAGCTGGAGTAGTAATCTCACAGAGTGCACAAGTCTACCAACCCCATATAATCGCTCAACCTGCTGTTCAG GCAATGCCAATTGCTCAGCAATTGGAGGCAAAACCCCAGACAGGACATCTGTCGGGCGTCGAAGCCGCGCCTGTGGCAGTTAACCCTACAGCTGGTGCCACTGTTGCCGCTGCCAGTACAATAACGACCTCTGGACAAACGGCTGAAACCAGCACTG CAGCTGTTCCTGATACATCCACCTATCAGTATGATGAATCGTCCGGCTACTATTACGATCCTCAAACTGGCCTCTACTATGACCCAAACACACAT TATTATTACAACTCTCAGACCCAGCAATATCTGTACTGGGACAGTGAAAAGCAGACGTATGTACCTGCCTCAACCGACACAAATGCTGGACAAAACGATATCACAAATAATGGCTCTGCAACAACAGGCAGCAAAGAACCTAAAGAAGGcaaggagaaaaaggaaaagccCAAGAGCAAGACTGCCCAGCAG ATTGCTAAAGACATGGAACGGTGGGCAAAAAGTCTCAACAAGCAGAAAGAGAACTTCAAGAGTAGCTTTCAGCCTATTActcaggaagagagaaaggaggcagcagctgctgacGCAGGCTACACATTGTTTGAAAAGAAG CAGACTGTAGGTCTTGACAGACTCATACCAGAGTTGCCAAGAGGCTCTGAAGAAGAGCCGCCAACCAGCTTGTTCAACCCTTCCAAA TGTGGCCTTGTGGCAGCCTACAGTGGAGACAGTGATCCTGAGGAGGTGGGAGCAGAGCCTGATGGTGGTGAAGGAGGCCAGGACAAGCTGACAGACTGGAAAAAGTTGGCCTGCTTGCTGTGCAGGAGACAGTTTCCTAACAAAGAGGGTCTGCTTCGACATCAACAGCTCTCTGACCTCCACAAG AAAAACCTAGAGGTTCTTCGCAGGTCCAAAATGAGTGAAGCAGAACTGGAAGAATTGGAGAGAAAAGAGACTGAG ATGAAGTACAGAGACAgggcagcagagagaagagaaaaatatggTATCCCTGAACCACCTGTGCCCAAAAAGAAGAAATTCAGCCAACCAGCACCAGTTGT TAACTATGAGCAGCCCACTAAAGATGGTCTTACCAGTGACAATATTGGGAACAAAATGCTCCAGGCCATGGGCTGGAAGGAAGGGAAAGGACTTGGTCGTAACCAGCAGGGCATCACTACACCAATTGAG GCACAGATGAGAACAAAAGGAGCTGGACTTGGCACTAAAGGCACCAACTACACCCTCTCTGCTTCAGACACATACAAAGACGCAGTCCGCAAAGCCATGTTTGCTCGCTTCACTGAATTGGAGTGA